One genomic segment of Bradyrhizobium diazoefficiens includes these proteins:
- a CDS encoding DUF7694 domain-containing protein gives MCFVKDLFWDEEECVMQLHPPYSQYVNNSRYCLHLWKPIRENIPRPPASFIGVVGLGPSEAASLLARMRARS, from the coding sequence ATGTGCTTCGTCAAGGACCTGTTTTGGGATGAAGAGGAATGCGTGATGCAGCTGCACCCGCCATACTCGCAATACGTGAACAACAGCAGGTACTGCCTGCATCTTTGGAAGCCCATTCGCGAGAACATTCCAAGGCCGCCGGCATCCTTCATAGGCGTCGTTGGCCTCGGACCGTCCGAGGCGGCCTCGCTGTTGGCACGAATGAGAGCACGATCATGA
- a CDS encoding helix-turn-helix transcriptional regulator has translation MDLFNFIECAKATHSIKVLFDLLVSCASEKGFSEVAYGALTFAEACGLPEYLPSGVTVTFPPDWCGRYVERKYRVIDPVVRRAPTLSRPFLWDQLAKKCQLQPSEQRVLAEAKEAGLKHGMSVPLYGPLGQVALASFASPFDDADPQCQMSHLNVLAWHFHIALAEISRPSARGSTCEVALSEREKDCLRWVGEGKSSWEIGKILEVSENTVNFHLKNAIRKLGTSNRTHGIAKAIRQNLI, from the coding sequence ATGGATCTTTTCAATTTCATCGAATGCGCCAAGGCAACGCACTCCATCAAGGTCCTGTTCGACCTTCTCGTAAGCTGCGCGAGCGAAAAAGGCTTCAGTGAAGTCGCTTATGGTGCCCTCACTTTCGCGGAGGCATGTGGTCTACCCGAATATCTGCCCTCGGGGGTGACGGTGACCTTCCCGCCCGATTGGTGCGGCCGGTACGTTGAGCGCAAGTACCGTGTCATCGATCCGGTGGTACGACGGGCACCAACGCTTTCGCGGCCGTTCCTGTGGGATCAACTTGCGAAGAAATGTCAATTGCAACCCAGCGAGCAGCGCGTACTCGCAGAAGCCAAAGAGGCAGGTCTGAAGCACGGTATGAGCGTGCCGTTGTACGGACCATTGGGCCAAGTCGCTCTGGCATCCTTTGCATCCCCGTTCGACGATGCTGATCCGCAGTGCCAGATGAGTCATCTCAACGTATTAGCCTGGCACTTCCACATTGCCCTTGCCGAGATCTCGCGCCCCTCCGCGAGGGGCTCAACTTGCGAAGTTGCACTGTCAGAGCGGGAAAAAGATTGCTTGCGATGGGTGGGAGAGGGCAAGTCCTCCTGGGAAATAGGCAAGATACTCGAGGTGAGCGAGAATACGGTCAACTTCCATCTCAAGAACGCGATACGAAAGCTCGGTACTTCAAACCGGACCCACGGAATTGCAAAGGCCATTCGCCAGAACCTCATTTGA